Proteins co-encoded in one Setaria viridis chromosome 9, Setaria_viridis_v4.0, whole genome shotgun sequence genomic window:
- the LOC117840994 gene encoding cytochrome b-c1 complex subunit 7: MSSMISALSNWLVNPRRNPLARLHMHAVSSRLRKYGLRYDDLYDPYFDLDIKEALGRLPREVVDARIQRLKRSMDLSMKHQYLPEDLQAVQTPFRGYLSDMLALVKKENAEREALGALPLYQRTIP, from the exons ATGTCGTCGATGATATCCGCGCTTTCGAATTGGCTGGTGAACCCGCGCCGCAACCCGCTCGCGCGCCTCCACATGCACGCCGTCTCCTCGCGCCTCAGGAAATACG GGCTGAGGTACGACGACCTGTACGACCCGTACTTCGACCTGGACATCAAGGAGGCGCTCGGGAGGCTGCCTAGGGAGGTCGTCGACGCCCGCATCCAGCGCCTCAAGCGCTCCATGGACCTCTCCATGAAGCACCAGTACCTCCCCGAGGACCTCCAG GCTGTGCAGACCCCATTCAGAGGCTATTTGAGTGACATGTTGGCTCTG GTGAAAAAGGAGAACGCTGAGCGTGAAGCACTGGGAGCCCTTCCGCTTTACCAGAGAACCATTCCTTAA